From the genome of Candidatus Eisenbacteria bacterium:
CCTGCCGCGCCACGTAGGCGCGGATCAGGCGGAGCGTGTCGAAGTTCCCGACCACGATGTCGCGGTCGGGAACGGCGATGCGGAAGCGTTCCTCCAGGATCGTCGCCAACCGCACGAGCGCCACCGAGTCGATGAGGCCGCTGGTCACCAGGCGGGTGTCGGGGCCGACGTCGGTCGCGGCGATGCGCAGCTCGCGCTCGAGGTAGTCGCGGACCGCCGCGTCGAGCGCGGGCTCGTCGATCGGCATTCGCATCTACCTACCGCAGGCCGGGCACGGGGTTCAAACCGCACGCGGTGTTCGGCGGCGCCGTTTGCTTGACAGCCGCGCCCCGCCGAGTAGCGTCGGACGGATCGTGCGCAACACCAGCGCGGCCGGCTCGCCGCTCACCTGGATTCTCGCGGTCGCGTTCACGCTCCTGCTGGGAGCGGCCATCACGTCGCGGCCGGTGCTGTGGCGCCCGGCGCTCTTCGAGCGCACGCGCGACATGACCCAGGTGGTCTTCGCGCAGACGTTCACCGCGGCGCGCGAGATCTACGGTCCGCCGCCCGACGATCGACCGGTGGCGGCGCTGCTCGGGAACTCGCGCGTGTGGCTGGCGGGACACGATCCGTTCGTGCAGCGCGAGGTCGATCGCCTCGGCGCGCGCATCCGCGTCGCGAACCTCGCGATCTTCGGGGCGGGGACGGGCGACTTCGAGGTCCTGTCGCGCCATCTGGATCACCTGGCGCCGAAGACGGTCCTCGTCACGGTCGACGGCACCGATCTCCTCGACACGCCGGGGCATCCGGTGTCCGGCCTTCCCGCGCGTCTCCTGCACATCGGATGGGCCGACGGACCGATTGCGCCGGACGGCTCGATGGCGCGACTCGACCGCTGGGGTCGGACGCTGTGGCCACTCTATCGCTTCCACGAGTTCGCGCGCGCCGTGCTGATCGACCGCGTGGCACCGCCGGTCGAGCCGGCGCCGTTTCCGACCCACTTCGCGGACACCCGCGCGGTGTTCACGTACATGCACGGCGATCGCGGCGCGGCGGCGGAGGCAGCCTACGCAGCGTGGCGCCGCGATCCCAGCTTCGCGCGCTTCATCGACTACCTGACGATCGGAAGCAGCAGCTACCTCGAGATGGTGCGCGATCGCGCGCGGCAGGCGCGGCCGCTTCGCGACGGCGATCCCGGCGTGCGTGCGTTCGACGTGCTGCTGGCCCGTCTGGTGGCGACGGGTCGCCGCACCGGCGTCGTGCTGATGCCGCAGAGCCCGCTGCTCGACCAGGATCCGACCGGCGAATACGCGATCCCCGGCTTCTCCGACGCGGCGGCCGCCACGATCGGGCGCGTCGCGGCCGCGCACGGGGTGCCGGTCCTCGACGCGCGTCACGCGCTCGGGCCCGACGCCTTCATCGACTTCGATCACCCGTTCCCGGAGCTGAGCGGCTTCCAAACCCGGCTCGCCCAGGAGGTCGTGCGTGTCTCGTCCTGAACCTGCGCCGCCCCTGGGTGCGATCGTGCTTCGTGCGGCTCTCTATGCGCTCGCGATCGTCGTGCTCGTCTTGTTCGCGCCGGGCGACGGCCGCGTCTTCATCTATCAGGGGTTCTGAAATTGGTTGATGGGTCCGTCGTGAGGGGGGT
Proteins encoded in this window:
- a CDS encoding acyl carrier protein, with amino-acid sequence MPIDEPALDAAVRDYLERELRIAATDVGPDTRLVTSGLIDSVALVRLATILEERFRIAVPDRDIVVGNFDTLRLIRAYVARQAAR